Genomic segment of Paenibacillaceae bacterium GAS479:
CGCTGGGGCTTGGCCTTCTTCTGATTGTGCTCGCCTTGCGTCTCTTTTATGAGGTGATGCGCGCTAAATCGGACAACGGCCCTTCTACGAAGGAGAAACTCGACTACAAGCGTTTTCTCATCCTTGTATCTGCAGCTGTCCTGTACGCTTACTTTCTGGAAGACATCGGCTATGTGTTCGGAACGTTTGTCTTTCTCCTGATTGGCTTCCAGGTTATTGAACGGGGCAAATGGCTGACGTCAGTGATCGTTGCATCCTTGTTTTCCATAGGCGTTTACTATTTGTTCGTCATAGTTCTGGAAGGCAGCCTCCCCGGCTTCCCTGTCTGGATGAATATCGGCTAAAAGGAGGCTGTCT
This window contains:
- a CDS encoding putative tricarboxylic transport membrane protein; its protein translation is MMNKTFDRYASVAFLLIGAAFVWESRKIGESSYGSNVGPDIFPLGLGLLLIVLALRLFYEVMRAKSDNGPSTKEKLDYKRFLILVSAAVLYAYFLEDIGYVFGTFVFLLIGFQVIERGKWLTSVIVASLFSIGVYYLFVIVLEGSLPGFPVWMNIG